Genomic window (Ardenticatena maritima):
ATGCAATACATCATCCTGCCCCAAGCGCTGCGCATTGTTATCCCGGCCCTTGTGGGGCAATTCATCGCCCTCTTCAAAGATACCACACTGGTGCTGATTGTGGGCTTGCTCGAATTACTGGCCATCGCTCGCAGTGTCATCTCACAGCCTGAGTTTATCGGGTTGCAGCGCGAAGTCTTTGTGTTTATCGCGCTCATCTACTGGGTCTTCTCTTACTCGATGTCGTACACAAGCCGTCGTATCGAAGAACGCCTGAATGTCAACCGGCGCTAAGTTCTGGATGAGGAGGAAAAAATGACACAGCAATCACAAGGCAACGGCTCTCACAACGACGACATCATCATTATGGAAAACGTCAAAAAACGCTTTGGCGATTTCTGGGCGCTCAAAGGAATTACCACGCGCGTCAAACGCCAAGAGGTTGTGGTCATCATCGGACCATCCGGCTCGGGGAAATCTACGCTCATCCGCTGTATCAATCACCTGGAGAAACACGACGAAGGGCGCATCATTGTTGATGGCATTGAACTCAGCCACGACGTGCGCAATATCGAAGCCATCCGCCGTGAAGTGGGGATGGTTTTCCAGCAGTTCAACCTCTTCCCGCACATGACGGTGCTCGACAACATCACCTTGGCGCCGCGCATTGTGCGCAAGTGGCCACGCGAAAAAGCCGAAAAACTGGCTATGGAATTGCTCGAACGCGTCGGAATTGCCGACCAGGCACACAAATATCCCGGCCAACTCTCTGGTGGTCAGCAGCAACGCGTTGCTATTGCCCGCGCACTGGCCATGCAACCCAAAATCATGCTTTTCGACGAACCGACATCCGCTCTTGACCCCGAGATGATCAAAGAAGTGCTCGACGTCATGCGCGAACTGGCACGCTCCGGCATGACAATGGTGGTCGTCACCCACGAAATGGGGTTTGCCCGTGAAGTCGCTGACCGCATCATCTTCATGGATGCCGGGCAAATCGTTGAAGAAGGCACACCGGAACACTTCTTCACCAACCCACGCCACGAACGCACCAAACTTTTTCTCTCGCAAATCTTGCATCACTAAACACCGCCGCTCAGCCACACAAAAAGCCCGCCTGAAATCAGGCGGGCTTTTTACAATAGCAAAAAAACAAAAAGGAAGGTTGGCAACGACCTACTCTCCCACGCGGCTGCCCGCGCAGTACCATCGGCGCTGGTGGGCTTAACTGCCGGGTTCGGGATGGGACCGGGTGTACCCCCACCGCGAAAGTCACCAACCTTCCTTTGAAGGCTACCAAATATGCACTTGTCAATGTAAAACCAATTGCA
Coding sequences:
- a CDS encoding amino acid ABC transporter ATP-binding protein; this translates as MTQQSQGNGSHNDDIIIMENVKKRFGDFWALKGITTRVKRQEVVVIIGPSGSGKSTLIRCINHLEKHDEGRIIVDGIELSHDVRNIEAIRREVGMVFQQFNLFPHMTVLDNITLAPRIVRKWPREKAEKLAMELLERVGIADQAHKYPGQLSGGQQQRVAIARALAMQPKIMLFDEPTSALDPEMIKEVLDVMRELARSGMTMVVVTHEMGFAREVADRIIFMDAGQIVEEGTPEHFFTNPRHERTKLFLSQILHH